One window of the Triticum dicoccoides isolate Atlit2015 ecotype Zavitan chromosome 3B, WEW_v2.0, whole genome shotgun sequence genome contains the following:
- the LOC119281767 gene encoding acidic endochitinase-like encodes MASRALTPFQLTATLFVALLATCHAGSIAVYWGQNDGEASLAETCASGNYEFVILAFLPKFGKGQTPELNLASHCDPSSGGCRAQSKDIKACQRRGVKVLLSIGGGDGSYGLSSPGDARQVAMYLWNNYLDGASSSGPLGNVALDGIDFDIELGSAKFWNNLARDLKDLGKNGGKTVLLSAAPQCPFPDEWDGGAISTGLFDFVWVQFYNNEECQFSAGRKAFMDAWKKWESVPAGKIFLGLPASKDAAGTGFIPASELTSRVLPLIKGSPKYGGVMLWSKFYDDRTGYSSAIKSDV; translated from the exons ATGGCAAGCCGAGCGCTCACTCCCTTCCAGCTCACTGCAACCCTCTTCGTGGCGCTCCTCGCCACGTGCCACGCCGGCAGCATCGCCGTGTACTGGGGCCAGAACGACGGCGAGGCGTCGCTGGCCGAGACGTGCGCGTCCGGGAACTACGAGTTCGTCATCCTCGCTTTCCTCCCCAAGTTCGGCAAGGGCCAGACCCCGGAGCTGAACCTTGCCAGCCACTGTGACCCTTCGTCAGGTGGCTGCAGAGCCCAGAGCAAGGACATCAAAGCGTGTCAGCGACGCGGCGTGAAAGTCCTGCTCTCCATCGGCGGTGGCGACGGGAGCTACGGCCTCTCGTCCCCTGGAGACGCCCGGCAGGTTGCCATGTACCTTTGGAATAACTACCTGGATGGCGCGTCGTCGTCCGGTCCCCTCGGCAACGTCGCGCTCGAcggcatcgacttcgacatcgagcTCGGCAGCGCCAAGTTCTGGAACAACCTCGCCAG GGACCTCAAGGACCTGGGCAAAAACGGCGGCAAGACGGTGCTCCTGAGCGCGGCGCCGCAGTGCCCATTCCCCGACGAGTGGGATGGCGGTGCGATCAGCACGGGGCTGTTCGACTTTGTTTGGGTGCAGTTCTACAATAACGAGGAATGTCAGTTCAGTGCGGGGCGTAAGGCATTCATGGACGCGTGGAAGAAGTGGGAGTCGGTGCCGGCGGGGAAGATCTTCCTGGGGCTTCCGGCCTCCAAGGACGCGGCGGGCACGGGGTTCATCCCTGCCAGCGAGCTCACTTCGCGTGTGTTGCCACTCATCAAGGGTTCTCCAAAGTACGGTGGTGTCATGTTGTGGTCCAAGTTCTATGACGACCGCACGGGCTACAGCTCCGCCATCAAGAGTGACGTGTGA
- the LOC119277681 gene encoding acidic endochitinase-like, which translates to MDQEPSPAIAAPFPASKRAKMASKLFPAMLLLTAVTMAGLAAGARAGGIAIYWGQNGNEGTLAQACATGNYKFVNVAFLFTFGRGQKPLLNLAGHCDPATSGSCTFVGADVKSCQSRGIKVLLSIGGGVGSYGLSSAADAKQVADYLWDNYLGGTSASRPLGDAVLDGVDFDIESGGSAHWDDLARELKKYSGKGSAYKPVYLAAAPQCPFPDAMLGGLGGALGTGLFDYVWVQFYNNPPCQYTKAGGAGNLASAWQKWASIPARQVFLGLPAAPAAAGSGFVEPSDLLSEVLPVVQKSPKYGGIMLWSRFFDGQTGFSDKVKSSV; encoded by the coding sequence ATGGACCAAGAACCTTCTCCAGCAATAGCAGCTCCATTCCCAGCTTCCAAGAGAGCAAAGATGGCGAGCAAGCTGTTTCCGGCAATGCTGCTGCTCACCGCGGTGACAATGGCCGGGCTGGCCGCCGGAGCGCGCGCCGGGGGCATCGCGATCTACTGGGGCCAGAACGGCAACGAGGGCACGCTGGCGCAGGCGTGCGCCACCGGCAACTACAAGTTCGTCAACGTGGCCTTCCTCTTCACCTTCGGCAGGGGCCAGAAGCCGCTGCTGAACCTGGCCGGCCACTGCGACCCGGCGACCAGCGGCTCGTGCACCTTCGTGGGCGCCGACGTCAAGTCCTGCCAGAGCCGCGGCATCAAGGTCCTACTCTCCATCGGTGGCGGCGTCGGCAGCTACGGCCTCTCGTCCGCCGCCGACGCCAAGCAGGTCGCCGACTACCTCTGGGACAACTACCTCGGCGGCACGTCGGCGTCGAGGCCCCTCGGCGACGCGGTGCTCGACGGCGTCGACTTCGACATCGAGAGCGGCGGCAGCGCGCACTGGGACGACCTGGCGCGGGAGCTCAAGAAGTACTCGGGGAAGGGGAGTGCCTACAAGCCGGTGTACCTGGCGGCGGCGCCGCAGTGCCCGTTCCCGGACGCCATGCTCGGCGGGCTCGGCGGCGCGCTCGGCACGGGGCTCTTCGACTACGTGTGGGTGCAGTTCTACAACAACCCGCCGTGCCAGTACACCAAGGCCGGCGGGGCGGGCAACCTGGCGAGCGCGTGGCAGAAGTGGGCGTCGATACCGGCGCGGCAGGTGTTCCTGGGGCTCCCGGCGGCGCCCGCGGCCGCCGGCAGCGGGTTCGTGGAGCCGAGCGACCTGCTGTCCGAGGTGCTGCCGGTGGTGCAGAAGTCGCCGAAGTACGGCGGGATCATGCTGTGGTCGAGGTTCTTCGATGGGCAGACGGGGTTCAGCGATAAGGTGAAGTCCAGCGTGTGA